A window of the Leptolyngbya subtilissima AS-A7 genome harbors these coding sequences:
- a CDS encoding peptidylprolyl isomerase, with product MTEATNPRVFFDITIGGTPAGRIVMELRTDVTPKTAENFRALCTGEKGMGTSGVPLHFKGSSFHRVIPEFMCQGGDFTRGNGTGGESIYGMKFADENFTLKHTTPGLLSMANAGPNTNGSQFFLTTVATPWLDGKHVVFGSVVEGMDVVSTIEQVGSRSGQTSEPVVIADCGQL from the coding sequence ATGACTGAAGCAACTAATCCCAGAGTATTTTTTGACATCACCATTGGCGGCACTCCCGCAGGCCGCATTGTTATGGAGCTGCGTACCGATGTCACTCCCAAAACCGCCGAAAACTTCCGCGCCCTATGCACTGGCGAAAAAGGCATGGGTACCTCCGGTGTGCCGCTGCACTTCAAAGGCTCTAGCTTTCACCGCGTCATTCCTGAATTCATGTGTCAGGGCGGCGACTTTACTCGCGGCAACGGCACCGGTGGCGAGTCGATCTACGGCATGAAATTTGCTGACGAAAACTTTACTCTCAAGCACACCACCCCTGGGCTCCTGAGTATGGCCAATGCTGGCCCTAACACCAACGGGTCACAATTCTTTTTAACCACCGTGGCCACCCCCTGGCTCGACGGCAAGCACGTGGTCTTTGGCAGCGTGGTCGAAGGCATGGATGTGGTCAGCACCATAGAGCAAGTCGGTAGTCGTAGCGGACAAACCTCTGAGCCCGTCGTAATCGCCGACTGCGGCCAATTGTAA